One Drosophila kikkawai strain 14028-0561.14 chromosome 3L, DkikHiC1v2, whole genome shotgun sequence genomic window carries:
- the LOC108070382 gene encoding P protein-like — MSSRSHLPEYRDSSVSEQDTHPVSLWKSHLQLIKVGLLLLLWSFFTSVIILSPVNHLETSVVTILPKKTLLRRLDLPEEAIKLSLQGPIDAKLQKVPVKEENVPAVGVRVQLLDWVTNRTTQRTAMWNVYLHRAEELNKIERITELFRIPMWGRSDVLGLVIVESKCEFPVALVMDIDYTPKFTHLGILYAVLLLLGLYIIILLELTDPTFGVLLMATTGLAVLAVLGERPGLSVICTWVDLRIIMLMLSLMIISGITSESGIFDWLAIQTYRVSKGHKWLAIFFLAMVTALLSSIIPNVTIVFLMTPIAILLCEVMSVQTPLVIFVVVIYSNFGGALTLVGEPLNMILATHTGLDFIKFSVHMVPGILCAVLMGFPVIYLTMRRNLDRLEDNQIMVSAKRKATRPRLSREVARTMAWLRENQPSRQCIRPSPKYFGTLAYLQTHHGIRDKLLLAKSLFVLLFVEIGFILNSQPFLPGAAHFKTALLGAILLVIMAKLDDLDTVFQYLDWSVVLFLGGHFVFIAVQRELGLIPWLGNQAFKVISSVEADHQTTVAILLVVWLTAFTTALVNNVAVMELSVGMIKILMLHTEIKVPLSPLIWALAYGASFGANGTLLGAYANWMGVVVARRFGYHITFLQFFLFGFPMMLVSLTVASVYLLIAHSVFSWHNTK, encoded by the coding sequence ATGTCTTCCAGATCCCATCTGCCGGAATATAGAGACTCGAGTGTTTCGGAACAGGATACACATCCAGTTTCGCTCTGGAAATCTCATCTGCAACTCATTAAGGTtggtctgctgctgctgctatggAGCTTCTTTACATCGGTCATTATCCTTTCGCCTGTCAACCATCTTGAGACCTCGGTGGTGACCATTTTGCCCAAAAAGACCCTGCTCCGGCGCTTGGATCTGCCGGAAGAGGCTATCAAGCTCAGTCTGCAGGGACCCATTGATGCTAAGCTGCAGAAAGTCCCGGTCAAGGAGGAGAACGTGCCTGCGGTTGGCGTGCGCGTACAGTTGCTGGACTGGGTCACGAACCGTACCACCCAGCGCACGGCCATGTGGAATGTGTACCTGCACAGGGCGGAGGAGCTTAACAAGATTGAAAGGATAACCGAACTCTTTCGCATCCCGATGTGGGGAAGGAGTGATGTACTTGGGTTAGTGATAGTGGAGAGCAAATGCGAGTTTCCAGTGGCCCTGGTCATGGATATCGATTACACTCCCAAGTTTACACATCTCGGTATTCTATATGCCGTCCTTTTGCTTCTGGGCCTGTATATCATAATATTGCTCGAGCTGACGGATCCAACGTTCGGCGTCCTCCTGATGGCCACCACTGGCCTGGCGGTTCTCGCGGTACTGGGAGAGCGCCCTGGTCTGAGTGTGATCTGCACTTGGGTGGACTTAAGGATCATTATGCTGATGCTGAGCTTGATGATCATTTCGGGCATAACGTCTGAGAGCGGAATCTTCGATTGGCTGGCCATCCAAACCTATCGCGTCTCGAAGGGCCACAAGTGGCTAGCGATTTTTTTCCTGGCCATGGTCACGGCCCTCCTGTCCAGTATCATTCCCAATGTGACGATTGTGTTTCTGATGACCCCCATTGCAATTCTACTATGCGAGGTGATGTCTGTACAAACACCGCTGGTCATTTTCGTTGTGGTTATCTACTCGAATTTTGGCGGAGCTTTGACCCTAGTGGGAGAACCGCTTAACATGATCCTAGCCACTCATACTGGATTGGACTTCATCAAATTTTCAGTACACATGGTCCCCGGCATTCTGTGCGCTGTACTTATGGGTTTTCCCGTCATCTACCTGACCATGCGGAGGAACCTCGACCGGCTTGAAGACAACCAGATCATGGTTTCTGCAAAGCGCAAGGCGACAAGGCCTAGGCTGAGCCGCGAGGTCGCGAGAACGATGGCTTGGCTGAGGGAGAACCAACCGTCAAGGCAGTGCATCAGGCCATCGCCCAAGTACTTTGGAACCCTGGCTTACCTCCAGACCCATCATGGCATCCGCGACAAGCTACTGCTGGCGAAGAGCCTTTTTGTCCTGCTCTTTGTAGAAATCGGTTTCATATTGAACTCGCAGCCCTTCCTGCCGGGTGCCGCCCATTTCAAAACGGCCCTCCTGGGCGCCATTCTGCTGGTCATCATGGCCAAGTTGGATGACTTGGACACGGTGTTCCAGTACCTGGATTGGTCGGTCGTGCTCTTCCTGGGCGGCCACTTCGTGTTCATTGCCGTGCAGCGTGAGCTAGGCCTAATACCCTGGCTGGGCAATCAGGCATTCAAGGTAATATCCAGCGTCGAGGCGGACCACCAGACGACGGTGGCCATTCTATTGGTCGTCTGGCTAACGGCCTTCACAACAGCCCTCGTCAATAATGTGGCGGTGATGGAATTGTCGGTGGGAATGATCAAAATATTGATGTTGCATACGGAAATCAAAGTCCCGCTATCGCCGCTCATCTGGGCCTTGGCCTATGGAGCCTCTTTTGGCGCCAATGGAACCCTGTTAGGGGCCTACGCCAATTGGATGGGAGTGGTGGTTGCCAGACGGTTTGGCTACCACATCACCTTTTTGCAGTTCTTCCTGTTCGGCTTCCCTATGATGCTTGTGAGTCTTACGGTCGCCTCGGTCTACTTGCTGATCGCACACTCGGTCTTCAGCTGGCATAATACAAAATGA